One segment of Pan paniscus chromosome 20, NHGRI_mPanPan1-v2.0_pri, whole genome shotgun sequence DNA contains the following:
- the LOC134729588 gene encoding histidine-rich glycoprotein-like: MVHTHPYSPHHHTHTSIQSTPSHIHTVQSYTHTHIYTVHTVTHPYSPHHHTHIHTVHTVTHIHTVHTITHTPTHIHTVHTVTHTPAHIHTVHTITHTPAHIHTVHTITHTPAHIHTVHTITHTPAHIHTVHTITHTHPHTSIVHTITHTSIQSTPSHTHIHTVHTIIHTLIYTVHTITHTHPYSPHHHTHTHLDSPHRHTHIHTVHTTHTHPYSPHTSIQSTPSHTHIHTVHTITHTLIYTVHTITHTHPYSPHHHTSIQSSHTHTHTYTVHTVTHPYSPHHHTHIHTVHTLTHTSSPHHHTHIHTVHTVTHTSIQSTPSHTIYTVHTITHTSVQSTPSHTHIHTVHTITHTSIQSTPSHIHTVHTVIHTHTYLYSPHLHTSIQSTPSYTHTSIQSTPSHIRTVHTVIQTHIYTVHSVTHPYSPHRHTNTHTSIQSTSSHIHTVHTIIHTSIQSTPSHAHTSIWSTPSHTHTSIQSTLLHAHIYTVHTVTHLYSPHRHAHTHLYSPHRHTSVQSALSYKHTHIYTVHTVTHPYSPHRHTNTHTSIQSTPSHIYTVHTVIHTHISTVHTITYTHLYGLHRHTHTSIQSTPSHTHAHTRMPTHPYSPHSRMPICIHSHVCTHAHTHS, translated from the exons atggtccacacacatccatacagtccacaccatcacacacacacatccatacagTCCACACCATCACACATCCATACAGTccagtcatacacacacacacacatctatacagTCCACACCGTCACACATCCGTACAGTccacaccatcacacacacatccatacagTCCACACCGTCACACACATCCATACAGTccacaccatcacacacacacccacacacatccaTACAGTCCACACCGTAACACACACACCCGCACACATCCATACAGTCCACACCATAACACACACACCCGCACACATCCATACAGTCCACACCATAACACACACACCCGCACACATCCATACAGTCCACACCATAACACACACACCCGCACACATCCATACAGTCCAcaccataacacacacacacccgcacaCATCCATAGTccacaccatcacacacacatccatacagTCCACACCGtctcacacacacatccatacagTCCACACCATCATACACACACTCATCTATACAGTccacaccatcacacacacacatccatacagtccacaccatcacacacacacacatctagacAGTCCACACCgtcacacacacatccatacagtccacaccacacacacacatccatatagtccacacacatccatacagtccacaccatcacacacacatatccatacagtccacaccatcacacacacactcatctatACAGTccacaccatcacacacacacatccatacagTCCACACCATCACACATCCATACAGTccagtcatacacacacacacacctatacagTCCACACCGTCACACATCCGTACAGTccacaccatcacacacacatccatacagTCCACACCTTGACACACACATCCAGTccacaccatcacacacacatccatacagTCCACACCgtcacacacacatccatacagTCCACACCGTCACACACA ATCTATACAGTccacaccatcacacacacatcCGTACAGTccacaccatcacacacacacatccatacagtccacaccatcacacacacatctatacagTCCACACCATCACACATCCATACAGTCCACAccgtcatacacacacacacatatctgtacAGTCCACACCTTCACACATCCATACAGTCCACAccgtcatacacacacacatctatacagTCCACACCGTCACACATCCGTACAGTCCACACCGTCATACAAACACACATCTATACAGTCCACAGCGTCACACATCCGTACAGTCCACACCgtcatacaaacacacacacatctatacagTCCACATCGTCACACATCCATACAGTTCACACCATCATACACACATCTATACAGTCCACAccatcacatgcacacacatctatATGGTCtacaccatcacacacacacacatctatacagTCCACACTGTTACATGCACACATCTATACAGTCCACACCGTCACACATCTATACAGTCCACACcgtcatgcacacacacatctatacagTCCACACCGTCACACATCCGTACAGTCCGCACtgtcatacaaacacacacacatctatacagTCCACACCGTCACACATCCATACAGTCCACACCgtcatacaaacacacacacatctatacagTCCACACCGTCACACATCTATACAGTCCACAccgtcatacacacacacatctctacaGTCCACACCATcacatacacacatctatatGGTCTAcaccgtcacacacacacatctatacagTCCACACCGtcacacacacacgcccacacCCGCATGCCCACACATCCATACAGTCCACATTCACGTATGCCCATATGCATCCATTCACACGTGtgtacacatgctcacacacattcATAG
- the ZBTB7A gene encoding zinc finger and BTB domain-containing protein 7A, protein MAGGVDGPIGIPFPDHSSDILSGLNEQRTQGLLCDVVILVEGREFPTHRSVLAACSQYFKKLFTSGAVVDQQNVYEIDFVSAEALTALMDFAYTATLTVSTANVGDILSAARLLEIPAVSHVCADLLDRQILAADAGADAGQLDLVDQIDQRNLLRAKEYLEFFQSNPMNSLPPAAAAAAASFPWSAFGASDDDLDATKEAVAAAVAAVAAGDCNGLDFYGPGPPAERPPTGDGDEGDSNPGLWPERDEDAPTGGLFPPPVAPPAATQNGHYGRGGEEEAASLSEAAPEPGDSPGFLSGAAEGEDGDGPDVDGLAASTLLQQMMSSVGRAGAAAGDSDEESRADDKGVMDYYLKYFSGAHDGDVYPAWSQKVEKKIRAKAFQKCPICEKVIQGAGKLPRHIRTHTGEKPYECNICKVRFTRQDKLKVHMRKHTGEKPYLCQQCGAAFAHNYDLKNHMRVHTGLRPYQCDSCCKTFVRSDHLHRHLKKDGCNGVPSRRGRKPRVRGGAPDPSPGATATPGAPAQPSSPDARRNGQEKHFKDEDEDEDVASPDGLGRLNVAGAGGGGDSGGGPGAATDGNFTAGLA, encoded by the exons ATGGCCGGCGGCGTGGACGGCCCCATCGGGATCCCGTTCCCCGACCACAGCAGCGACATCCTGAGTGGGCTGAACGAGCAGCGGACGCAGGGCCTGCTGTGCGACGTGGTGATCCTGGTGGAGGGCCGCGAGTTCCCCACGCACCGCTCGGTGCTGGCCGCCTGCAGCCAGTACTTCAAGAAGCTGTTCACGTCGGGCGCCGTGGTGGACCAGCAGAACGTGTACGAGATCGACTTCGTCAGCGCCGAGGCGCTCACCGCGCTCATGGACTTCGCCTACACGGCCACGCTCACCGTCAGCACAGCCAACGTGGGTGACATCCTCAGCGCCGCCCGCCTGCTGGAGATCCCCGCCGTGAGCCACGTGTGCGCCGACCTCCTGGACCGGCAGATCCTGGCGGCCGACGCGGGCGCCGACGCCGGGCAGCTGGACCTTGTAGATCAAATTGATCAGCGCAACCTCCTCCGCGCCAAGGAGTACCTCGAGTTCTTCCAGAGCAACCCCATGAACAGCCTGCCCcccgcggccgccgccgccgctgccagCTTCCCGTGGTCCGCCTTTGGGGCGTCCGATGATGACCTGGATGCCACCAAGGAGGCCGTGGCCGCCGCTGTGGCCGCCGTGGCCGCGGGCGACTGCAACGGCTTAGACTTCTATGGGCCGGGCCCCCCGGCCGAGCGGCCCCCGACGGGGGACGGGGACGAGGGCGACAGCAACCCGGGTCTGTGGCCAGAGCGGGATGAGGACGCCCCCACCGGGGGTCTCTTTCCGCCGCCGGTGGCCCCGCCGGCCGCCACGCAGAACGGCCACTACGGCCGGGGCGGAGAGGAGGAGGCTGCCTCGCTGTCGGAGGCGGCCCCCGAGCCGGGCGACTCTCCGGGCTTCCTGTCGGGAGCGGCCGAGGGCGAGGACGGGGACGGGCCCGACGTGGACGGGCTGGCGGCCAGCACGCTGCTGCAGCAGATGATGTCATCGGTGGGCCGGGCGGGGGCCGCGGCGGGGGACAGCGACGAGGAGTCGCGGGCCGACGACAAGGGCGTCATGGACTACTACCTGAAGTACTTCAGCGGCGCCCACGACGGCGACGTCTACCCCGCCTGGTCGCAGAAGGTGGAGAAGAAGATCCGAGCCAAGGCCTTCCAGAAGTGCCCCATCTGCGAGAAGGTCATCCAGGGTGCCGGCAAGCTGCCGCGACACATCCGCACCCACACGGGCGAGAAGCCCTACGAGTGCAACATCTGCAAGGTCCGCTTCACCAG GCAGGACAAGCTGAAGGTGCACATGCGGAAGCACACGGGCGAGAAGCCGTACCTGTGCCAGCAGTGCGGCGCCGCCTTTGCCCACAACTACGACCTGAAGAACCACATGCGCGTGCACACGGGCCTGCGCCCCTACCAGTGCGACAGCTGCTGCAAGACCTTCGTCCGCTCCGACCACCTGCACAGACACCTCAAGAAAGACGGCTGCAACGGCGTCCCCTCGCGCCGCGGCCGCAAGCCCCGCGTCCGGGGCGGGGCGCCCGACCCCAGCCCGGGGGCCACCGCGACCCCCGGCGCCCCCGCCCAGCCCAGCTCCCCCGACGCCCGGCGCAACGGCCAGGAGAAGCACTTTAAGGACGAGGACGAGGACGAGGACGTGGCCAGCCCCGACGGCTTGGGCCGGTTGAATGTAGCGGGCGCCGGTGGAGGAGGTGACAGCGGAGGTGGCCCCGGGGCCGCCACCGACGGTAACTTCACAGCCGGACTCGCCTAA